AAAATATGGTATCTTGAAACCCGACAGACTCTTATCACTTCAGCGCCCTAAGTTGGTTAGTATACCAAACAGAAGCCAGGGACTCctaaaaaacacaaaagctcGCTTTAAAAATCTGGAAATGGATTTGACgtcttttattttacttcagAGTTAATGAAACTCATTTATATGACAACTCGACCACGCCCACTGACACGGCACCGCCTAAAACTTCAAAATGgtgtaatattttcatatttctagcTTATTCCCTATAAAGTAGTTGTTTAACGGTACTTCCCAATACCAAAATGGGGCCCTATACAAACATAGTACCtcccttttttttgtttttattttccgaCGTTTTCAGCCCACTGGCAGTCAACAGCTGACTACTAGAATACAAATTGCAGTGTTGTAAGTAAGTGATGCGAAATCCATTCGATGGACCGCAAGAAAACGATAGAGGAAGAGACAGAGAGATAGAAAGAGCGAGACGAGATGTGATAACAAGTGAACATAACTGTTTTTCAGTGATAAAAGGCCGTTATTAAAAGTGGGCAAGCGTATTTTTCATCAGCGTTTGCTGTGATTCGTGGCAGCTAACAGAAAAGCAAGCCTGCCAACCACAAAGGTTGCATTCGCACAAATCAAGTTCTACTGATTTTTGCCGCATAGTCGGGGAaactttcttaattttattgagttttttttttaattttaagtttttttactgCAGCAGTTGAAGCGTAAGGCGctcaaaataaacatatttgccaacaatatttttaataatagatGTTCTACTGCATCATAAGACAACCGGACAAGCGCTGAGTTATAGTTTTTGTAGGCGAAAGAATGCACATTTGCTCAACGCAATAATAATTCAGTGGGAGAATTTTTGTGAAGaaagttttacaaatatattaataacttGGTGGGAAGAACTAATTCAAGCAATATTGCATTTCGAGCTGAATAGAGAAAATCATGATATGCAAAATGGGCTCCAAAGAGACTGGCAAGCTATAATTCCTCTCTGAAAACAACAATATTCAAGTAAACTAATACGAGggatgctatatatatttctggcctaggtaacattaagtgttgccaggtgcaatctgacatttccattggaaagttcgacattttttagcataacatcactcagaacaagagtgcatcgatgaactaaaatctttgtatggctatgaagcaccatcctatagcactgtgaaaaactggtacaacgaattcaatcgtgtccgacgctcgctcaaagacgaattccgtgaaggtcgtccaaaacagccgttgtgccagaaaatatcgatgccgtacgtgaactgataatgcaagaccgtcatgtaacataccttcagatagagacatgcctatgcatttctcccaccagcatacattcgatattgcatgaacacctggccgtaaaaaaggtttgttctcgttggatctcgcacaatttgacaatttctcaaaaaaaaggctaaaaaaatgcttcgaaaattggtttgagcgcatgcaaaagtgtataaatcttgatggagaatattttgaaaaacaataaaaccattttcgttgctaaatattcctattttcattattaggccagaaatatatatagcagccctcgtatccaAAGAGCCTACTGTGAAAGTAGAACAATCCCtcgcatacaaataaataactctCTAAGCTCACAAGTCAGCAAATTGTGAGAGTGACAGGTACCAAGTCAGCCATTTCTATATATCTACAGCGGATTGGAATTTTTGTCTGGTAAACACTATTAACTCGGCagcattttataaaataaaattgtggaatattttgttttgctacAGTAAGTGTTTCAAGACCCGGGTTTTTTGTATCAGTTGGATAAAAATTTGGTTTCAAAATAACTCATACGATTTTTAAAGCTATTATATAATGAAAACTGTAAGGATTCTATTTCTGATACTTCAAGATTTCCAAGACTCCAAGAGAAATTtgaatagaaatataataatcaaTACAATCAATATTTCGTAAAATCAGCAGAGAGAGTAGGGAGAATTACGTAGAGAGCTTCACATCATCTCTGGAAATGATAAATTAAATGTCTTCTACATGTCATATGTCAATTTTATTAcgatgatttaaaaaaaatggtttcGTCTTCTTAAGAGCACCTAGAGGAtcttgataaaaataataatattcggttgtAATATGCGGTTAGCTAGTGCAATTTTAAAGACGAAGTTATTAATTTCGTAAAAGTATTTTActatcaatttattttcttagttatccagttgaattcgTATAAGAGAGTATGCGGATATCTCATTAAAAATACAATGCCGCTTGCGTTAGTGCTACCAAATTCATACTTCATAGTAAAACttgctgttgattttttttttaatatcaagttCAATGCTCTCCAATCTCGACCTTTAATATGTATTTCcgcttatatttaaattatgttttgagatttttaataagataaagATTTCAATCTTAATATTGACTCTGTTCTCATTGTGATTATGGACAACCACATATTtcattgttttaataattttcgagCCTTTTCGAGGTCATTTTCAAACCTTAGCGTAAAAACCCTAACCTATATAAAGCAAATACCGCGCAATGTCTTTTAGTTCACGTTAAATCTataataaagaattttaattatttttttatttgctcctttattaataaaaactaataactTGTCAGACGTGACTAACTTAGCAGAATCGAACATCTGGCTGCAGACATAtagtatttataaacaaaaccttgtttgcaaaaaaatctTTCGAAATAGTTATACTATtagatttattattgtttgagtTGGTGCTTATCACACTTTGAGACAATAACAATTCTTCTATGAAGTTCAAGCATTTTAACCTCGCTTAGAGATAAGCGGATCGGTAACAACTAAGTTTTTGTGAGAAAGCGAGTGATACTGAGCACTTGTGCtttacttataaaaaatattattgcaatttcataaaaatatacaggGTGTTGAATTATGTGAAATCTGTTAGGTAGTTGTAAATCACGGAAGTGACCCCAAGAGTTATAAAGTTTGTTAAAAAGTACGCTATAAGAATATATACAATCTGCATGACAATTAATATAGAAATTCAAAACTAGAATATGAACAGTTTTCGAAAATACAGTCTTGAGGTATTTATTAGCAATTTTTTAAACTACCTATGTCTCACATTTTCCATAAGAATTTTCGATACTTTCTACCGTTAGAATTTTCGATAATTTCTACCGTTACTATCATCACTAATCTCTACgctccgaaatgtaggcaacattttcatATTCCACTTTTACTTAGACAACTCAGAACTGCTTTTGATTAGTACTAATTTGGTTTACTGTTCTACAATTTGTGTATAACTGAGTCTTTACTCTCATTAGAATAATATGTTAAAAGGTTAGTAGGTGCAGCGCTGCTGTTTAATTACTTTGCAGAagatatatgtgtataatattctcaaaatataagaaagaaAGAGCGCAAAAGATAGCTATTTTTAAACTGCTGCAGGTAAAAGTGAGTTGCATAAGCTTAtcagcaatttttatttaatgattttggtGAAGCTTGGACCAGTTTGTTGATCAAATAACATTATTATGTTATGCAGCGCCATAATTAGCTTTTACTTATCACTTCATAATATGCTGCGAGCAAGACTACAGACGCATAAGCGCTGGGGTCACACGCGGGTtaatgacaacaaaaaataaaatttagtgaaaaataATGTTTAGTGCAATATTTTAAGCGAATTCAAAAAAAGTGCAGCTATAGCATGCTATAAAAGCCACTGCAGCGCGCTTAGAACTGTATAGTAGCTTTGAACAGAACGCCGAAGAAATGCGCTGTATCTTAGCTTGTCTCGCCAGCATTGTGGGCCTAGTGCTCGTTGCTGGACAAATTTTGGAACCAGCACAGGAAGTGAAATATGCCGATCAAGTATTTTTGGAACGGCAGAAATTTCTATTCGAAATAGTGCATCGCATTGAGAACCCGCTGTTGTTCGAAGAATATCTAAAATACGCGAAGGATTTCCAATTCAATAAAGCGGATTATACGGTGAGTGTTTTGAAGAGTAGCTGTTATATGTTATTATAATAATAGGTTTATTGTCCAACAGCAATATGATCACTATATGGAGTTATTCGTGCGCGCCTACAAGGCAGACTACCTGCTACCGCGTGGTGAATTCTTTGGCGTTTTGGTGAAATCGCATTTAACGCAAGTTTGGGGACTCTTCAATCACTTCTACTACGCCAAGGACTTTGCGACATTCCAGCGCATTGTCAGCTGGGCGCGTGTGCACGTAAGCGAAGGCATGTTCGTGTATGCGCTCAACTTGGCCGTGGTACATCGTGACGACTGCGCGGGTCTTATTTTGCCAACGATCTACGAGATATTGCCGCAGCACTTTTTCACCAGTAAACTAGTGTATGAAGCGcaaaaattcgatttcgatGTGTGGAACAAGCAGATTATGTACGAGAAGGAGTACAAGGACTTCCTGTATCAGGATAATAAGGTGGCTTATAATGATTACGCGCATATTTACACCAAAGATTGGAAAACATGGCAATGGTGGAAGATGATGGGTTTGGCCGAGCATTGGTATGCGGTAGATGGCGCGCATGTGTTGAGTGGTGGTGATAGCTTCGCTGCTGATATCTACAAGGATACACACATTTACTTTATGCCCACCGATTACACGCGCAATGTCGACTACTATAATGAACATGCCAAATTATCGTACTTCACCGAGGATGTGGAGTGGAATGCCTATTGGTACTACGCGCATCTGGATTATGCCTACTTCTTGAACAGCAGCCAATATGACTTTGCGTCGGAGCGACGCGGCGAATATTGGGCGCACAATACACAAACAATGTTGGCGCGTTACTATTGGGAGCGTTTGACGCAGGAGCTCGGCGAAATACCCGAATATTCGGCGGGTAGTGTTTACGAAACGGGCTATCAATCGCAATTGCACAGTTACAACGGCATAGCGTTCGGTTATCGTGAGAACGACTACGATAATCAGCGTTATACGAATTTCGATCAATTCAATCGTTTCATGTTTTACTATCGACGCGTGACGCTACTACTCGAACAGGGACACATCACCACCAGCAATGGTACGGTGATTGATTTGCGCAAACCCGAGTcaattgaggttatgtcgaATTTGTTGGAGGGTAATGCTGATCTCTTCGACTCTTACTTCCAAAATTATTGGCGTGTGCTATCGCATACGTATTTTGCTGGCGCCGATGCTGATGCTGTGCATGTGTTAccacatattttcattaattatgaAACCATGTACCGTGATCCATTCACCTACAGTTATTACAAACGCTTCTATCAGGTGTTGTTGAAATTTAGTAACCTGCTACAGGCTTACACGAAAGCCGACATGTTGCTGCCCGGCGTTAGCATAACGGATGTACAAGTGAGTGAGCTATTGACCTACTTCGATTACAGCGATTTTGATGTGAGCTCCTTGTTGAATGACAAAATGGTTTTCGTTGATGGTGAATATGTTTGGAATAAAATGTTGTTGGCACGTCAACAGCGACTCAATCACAAGCCCTTCACATTGGATTACAAAATTGTCGCTGATAAGCCGCAAAAGGTTGTCGTACGCGCCTTCCTCGGTCCCAAGTATGACTCGAATAGACGTGTGCTGTCTTTGGCGCAAAATCGtgagaatttcattgaaattgatgaGTTCATCTATCAGCTTGCCGCTGGCGAGAACCAAATTAAACGCAGCTCACGCGACTTCTACTGGACCAACGATGAGCGCAGCACTTACACCGCGCTCTACAAGTCGGTTATGCTCGCTATTGAGGGTAAACAGCAATTCGCTTTGAATGCCACACAGCCGCACTGCGGCTTCCCCGATCGTTTGCTGTTGCCGCAAGGTTGGTCGAAGGGTTTCCCCATGCAGCTGTTCTTCTTTGTGGCGCCATATCAGGGCGCACATGCTCACTTCCCCAGTCAGGAATATAATTCTTTCAGCTGTGGCATCGGCTCGGGTAAACGCTATATTGATGATAAGCCTTTTAACTATCCTTTCGATCGCCCGATCGATGAAGTTGAGTTCTTTGTGCCGAACATGTTGTTGAAGAATGTTAAGGTGTACCATGAGGACAAGTTGGAGAAGTACCAAGAGCATAATTATGCCAATTACGGTAGCTTTGATTATTCGAATTGAatgatttaatataatatgtaaaatgtagaggattgaagaaattttgttaaaataaatataattttttcttgtttttaatattttttttttttgaattttacccAATCGAACAAACATGTGGCATAAACTGGTCTAATTGAATAGAGAGAGGATAGCAGGcgagttttacattttttttacatttatacatttatttttataagaactGGTATAATAGATATGGATTAGAAGGCGAATTATaccatttttaaacaaaactggtataaaagggCCTGGAATACTAGGtttgatatacatttttttaacaaaaactgtTATAAATTGGCATAGATTAGCCAGCATTAATGCcttaatgcatttttatactaaaactggtataaactgggcAAGAAATAACAGGTGTGTTATATCAATTCATTGgacttcactttcttgaaattaatttaattgtcgaATTTGCTGTTGCCatcatttttttcgattttgtgtTACATAATTGAAAGGCTGAGAAAATTGTCTCTGACATAATCGGTATGACATCTGATTCAACCAGGGATCATTCACATTCCTATTATATATTCAGTTGAATTTCAACTCAACTACCAAGATTTAAGTTGGCAAAGACCGGTCTTTACCTATTGTTCAATTGGTTATCTTTACCGTCTTTAAAAATCtatgaataataatatcaaGAAACAGAGGGTATTTTACCTCTATATATACAATCGAACTATTGAACTGAATATAACCTGAGGAATTATAAGTTCTACGAACATATTCCAGAATGATTTAGATACAGAAAACCCCAAAGACGATTCTAAGGACACCAGAACAAGAAATAGAGGGTTCCATAAATCATTAATAGGGAGCGTAGttaatcaaactctacaagtcgctcattattcccgtcctgatgtatggcgtcgaagcgtggacgatgacaacatccgatgagacgactcttggggtttgcgagagaaaggttttgcgtaagatttatggtcctccgaacattggcaacggcgaaaaccgcagacgatggaacgatgagctgtacgatttatacgacgacattgacatagttcagcgaataaaaagacagcggctacgctggctaggtcatgttgtacgaatggatggaaacactccagctctaataatgttcgatgcagtacccgctggaggaagccgcggaagaggacgacctccactccggtggaaagaccaagtgcaaagtgacctggcttcacttggtgtttccagcgggcgccaaaaagcaaaaagggggaatgagtggcgcgctctggtggattcggctataatcgcttaaagcggttcctacgccaaatatatatatatatatatatagttaagcTCCATAGACTTTAGAGCTTGCAGTGATGACTTGAAACCAAAATTGGTAGCGAGAAACGAAGAAAAAAGAAGGCTTAGTATAGATCTTTCAAAACCCGACTCGTGAAACGATGATTTTTCAACTGAATATCAAGTTTAAACTGAAAAAGTTGTTTGTCCACAAATTTTCTCATacgaaaaataccaaaaaaattaaaaaccggaATCATTTAATACTCAATCGCCATCCGAACATTCGACAAGCAACTGCAACTGAAATTAAAGTCCACCACTAGAAAATGTTGCAACATAACGCAATGAAACACCACAAAATCGCATCTAAATGTAGATTCGAATTATGGACAGCACTCGACCAACATTGTAATCGGCAAAAGAGCCAATAAAAGTGTTCGCATTTTTTTCTCGTTCGATTGCATACAAACGAGTAACGGAAATTTACTAGCCGAAACATAGTATGGGAAAATGTGAATGCATGTCATTGATGGATGCCACACATTGGTGCCACAACGGCATTATGGCATTTGTAGGGCCTCGCTGTCTCGACTCAACGAACAACTGTGTGAactgtatttttgaattttaatatttatttttgcggtTAAGTTCGAACGAAATGCAATCATCTACTTGCCACATTTTGTGGCGCATATGACAACTCAACCGCAACCATACACGCACACATGTGGCATATAATCgttcacacacacagacactggCATGCGTGTGTGAGTACAACTGTTATGCGGTTATGCAGTTATCTTATCGGTGTGTTGCACTCATTTCGTTATAACGGTACAATTTCGCAAATATAACGCACATTTCAATATATGGCATTTGCAAATATCTATACATGCAGTGTCACATTTGGCTGGCGCATCTGCTTTGGCTTCGATACCCATTataacgacaacagcaacaacaaataacgccCACTTTAGCTTTGTGGTTGCATTAATAATGAATGGTAAGCATACGATGCGGTTGCAAGCGGGCTGCCGGTTGATTATCGATGGTAGCGGAGGGCTTCAATAGCgttgaaattattttagttcTGCAAATGTAAAGCTTAAGCAATAGTATTCACAGAGGTGTCTGCCAGGTATTGTAGCATGcggtgttaaaaatttcattttggaAACAATTTTAGTCATGTACTATTGGCTGGGACCGTCATTTGCAGTATACTAAATTAATCTCTGATCAGTCTTCCAGGAAACGGAAAGCAATGCGTATTCTTCTTCTCTTCTATTTGAATGGATCCACATTCTATATATGTAAAGATCCGTGAAAGGACCTTGAAATTTTCAGAGGAAATAGAGTCCTTTCGCTGTATCTATCCGTAGGGTGGAATCGGTCTAACATCGTCATAGTCTCTTAGGAAAAGGAAAAAATACTCTGGGACCAACATAGAAAGGATAGACTCGAAATTTTGAGAAGCGTTCTCGAGGTATAACACATGGACCACACTATATTATCTCATTCTTTAAATCCCTTGAGATTTCAATCTTGGACTAAAACTCTATTCTCCTATACCTCGAAATATCGTAGGCTTAAAAAGCAAGAGAGTaagcaaattgaaatattttggaagCTGGTTGAGGATCTCATCATAAAAACTGGTTGCATAAAGGTGGATCTTTACccgagatatatatgtatatataaagcgcTGACTTTAAAACTTAAGTTCATAAACTtcacattcttcttcttcttgtctggcgtagacaccgcttacgcggttatagccgagtccaaaacagcgcgccacatatccctccttctggcagtttggcgccaattggttataccaagcgaagccaggtccctctccacctggtccttccatcggagtggaggtctccctcttcctcggcttccaccagcgggtactgcatcgaatactttcagagctggagcactttcatccattcgaacaacatgacccagccagcgtagccgctgtctttttattcgctggactatgactatgtcgtcgaataccacatacagctcatcgttccatcgtctgcggtattcgccgttgccaatgtttaagggaccataaatcttccgcaaaacctttctctcgaaaactcctagtgccgtctcatcggctgttgacatcgtccacgcttctgcaccgtaaagtaggacgggaatgatgagagacttgtagagtttggtttttgttcgtcgagagaggactttacttttcaattgcctacttagtccatagtagcacctgttggcaagagggattctgcgttggatttccaggctgacattgttattgctgttaatgctggttcccaggtagacaaaaattatctacaacttcaaagttatgactgtcaacagtgacgtgggagccaagacgcgaatgcgctgaatgtttgtttgatgacaggagatatttcgtcttgtcctcattcaccacctgacccatacgcttcgcttccttatccagtctggaaaaaacagaactaacggcgcgggtgttgtttccaatgatatcgatatcatcggcgtacgccagtagctgtacactcttatagaagattgtaccttctctatttagctctgcagctcgtattattttctccagcattaggttaaagaaatcacacgagagtgagtcgcttccctcttcagctctcggtatctttcccatcccgctcgtgttgcggtcgatcgcagcattgcgaggtaggcagtctgttttctcaccactgcgagacggcaatcctcatcataccagctgttttttttgacttttccgaaagccaatggtttcggttgcagctgtacgtaaggagtttgatatgccatcccacagttcccttataccgaaatgctgatgagtgctctcagagagcatgagtgcaagtcgagtagaaaatcgttatGTAGAGAAATATTGGGATGGACATTTTCAGTCGAGCTGTTCCCAGTACTCATGGTTGTGATTTACTCTAATGAACACATAGGTAGTGTTCCAGATGTACTAGATCTGTATTCACTTCATATCTATTACTTTAATAAAACGGTTGAAACATACTTTTATCGGTTCACATAGAAATACCTTGAAATTGGACATCTAAGCATCTAACCAACTTTTGCAGTTAGAAGAACACATCGTaagctaataaatatatttcaacatgAAATGACTAGACATAATCGATAGTCTATTGGTATTATGAGGCCATGGTGTTCTCGAATTCAGAAGATCATTACTCTGTGGCCCGAATGAAGACAAGATACCAAAACTTCCATATTAGATCTGCCCGTAAggtatgaaaatgtattttatattcgGTCAGATCCCTAAGAGTTTAGATCAGGTCTTAGTAGTTTATAACGTTGATCCTATATACCATAGAATTCCTCGTGCCTTTTAGAATATGAGATTGCCGAAAAGTTGGAAAGTAACAGATGAAGTAAGTTAAACAGAGATAGGAATGAGTCTGAGTTGATTATCAAACAGTCAGCTGTCATGCTGTCGATACGgttgaatcacaatggaaataaTCAAGGACTTGCTccgtaagcagacaaacgtggccagaGTGGAGTAAGAGCCACACAtgtcgcttattgaaatttaagaggaatgacacaagaacccttgtaggggtgttaatgGGACACTACCAAGAAGCtaccaagaagaagaagaggaagaaacgattacacaccttctattTGTAGGAATCtatgtataggaaaagaatcgcaactattgaaCGCAGTTTTCTCGATGATATGGGCGAAGTTGCCATtctgtgaactttttcactttattaagaccacagggtggttcaaagatgactctatagtgtgagggatcacagtcccagtggtgtcacaatgggcctcccaaaggcctaggtgcgtcgtttgacaacctcttaacctaacctaacc
This portion of the Zeugodacus cucurbitae isolate PBARC_wt_2022May chromosome 3, idZeuCucr1.2, whole genome shotgun sequence genome encodes:
- the LOC105208518 gene encoding arylphorin subunit C223, producing MRCILACLASIVGLVLVAGQILEPAQEVKYADQVFLERQKFLFEIVHRIENPLLFEEYLKYAKDFQFNKADYTQYDHYMELFVRAYKADYLLPRGEFFGVLVKSHLTQVWGLFNHFYYAKDFATFQRIVSWARVHVSEGMFVYALNLAVVHRDDCAGLILPTIYEILPQHFFTSKLVYEAQKFDFDVWNKQIMYEKEYKDFLYQDNKVAYNDYAHIYTKDWKTWQWWKMMGLAEHWYAVDGAHVLSGGDSFAADIYKDTHIYFMPTDYTRNVDYYNEHAKLSYFTEDVEWNAYWYYAHLDYAYFLNSSQYDFASERRGEYWAHNTQTMLARYYWERLTQELGEIPEYSAGSVYETGYQSQLHSYNGIAFGYRENDYDNQRYTNFDQFNRFMFYYRRVTLLLEQGHITTSNGTVIDLRKPESIEVMSNLLEGNADLFDSYFQNYWRVLSHTYFAGADADAVHVLPHIFINYETMYRDPFTYSYYKRFYQVLLKFSNLLQAYTKADMLLPGVSITDVQVSELLTYFDYSDFDVSSLLNDKMVFVDGEYVWNKMLLARQQRLNHKPFTLDYKIVADKPQKVVVRAFLGPKYDSNRRVLSLAQNRENFIEIDEFIYQLAAGENQIKRSSRDFYWTNDERSTYTALYKSVMLAIEGKQQFALNATQPHCGFPDRLLLPQGWSKGFPMQLFFFVAPYQGAHAHFPSQEYNSFSCGIGSGKRYIDDKPFNYPFDRPIDEVEFFVPNMLLKNVKVYHEDKLEKYQEHNYANYGSFDYSN